CGTAGTTTTGTGCTGTTATCTCCCTTCTTGTCCCATCTCTATCTATACTTACACCCCATAAAAAATCTCCTTCTGTATAAAGTAAGTAATCGTCCGAGTTCCAATAAGATATCTTGAAATACCCGGATAGTTTTTTGTGCGCTACTTCCTGCATTAAGTTTTTCAGGTCTACAGTCTCTAAGCTAAGGTCCTTATAAAGAGCTATCTTTTGCATACTTGAACACCAATATGTTCTTAATGGCTTTTACAAAAGTCTCTAATACACCTCTACCTTCTATGGCTACCGCTTCTACAAAGTCCGCATCCCAAGGGTTATACATCATCTGCATCTCTTCTATTGGCATGGCATCTGGAAGGTCTCTTTTGTTGTACTGAACTACCACTGGAAACCTCATGAGGTCTTCTCCTTGCTCTTTCAACACCGCTGCTGTTTCCCTCATCACCAGAAAATTGACCTGTTTTCTTTCTATACTGCTGTCTACTACAAAAACCAGTCCGTCAACACCTTTCATAATGACCTTTCTGAGTGGGTGAAGTCTAAACTGTCCGGGTGTGGTCAAGATCTTCACATCTACATTTACTCCATCTATGTCTATACTGCTTACAAACATCTCTACAAAAAGTGTTCTCTGCTCGTCCGTTTCCATACTCACAAAATCCCCCTTAGCTATGCCCTTATCTTTAAGAATTTCGTATAGCTTTTTCACATTGGTGCTTTTACCTGCTAAGCTTGAACCAAAATAAACAAGCTTTAGCTTCATGCCCCTATGATCCTGTTTAATTTTTCCTCAAGAGTTTTCACATCCACCTTTATCTTTTTGGCAGGTAAGAGTTTTATATTAGAAAAAATTTCCTCAAGCTCTTGAGATGCTTCTCTCAAAAATAGTCTAACGCTTCCTAATGCAACCCCTTTATCCACTAATATGCCTATGAGGAATCTGGGTTTTATAGCTTTTATTATCACATCAACCTTTCTACCTTCAAACTGTAGAAGGTCAAGTTCCTCTATAGAGAGCATTTTGGACATCTCTGAAGCAGCTCCAAATATACCGCTCATGAGGCTTGCTATAAATTCCGACCTATCTTCCGCAGTTTCTTTACCCTTTATGTCTACAATTCTGCCTGCATCATCGCTTAGAACTACTATGTGAGCGGATGTTTTGGAAATAAGATTTTCAAGAATTCTACTGATCTTATTTTTTATACTGTCTTCTATCTCGTACTCTATAAGATCAAGTTCCATAGCTTCCCCCTTTCCATTAAAAGTTTATATCTTTACGCTTGTTTTAGTGTAGATAT
The DNA window shown above is from Hydrogenobacter hydrogenophilus and carries:
- a CDS encoding GTP-binding protein, translated to MKLKLVYFGSSLAGKSTNVKKLYEILKDKGIAKGDFVSMETDEQRTLFVEMFVSSIDIDGVNVDVKILTTPGQFRLHPLRKVIMKGVDGLVFVVDSSIERKQVNFLVMRETAAVLKEQGEDLMRFPVVVQYNKRDLPDAMPIEEMQMMYNPWDADFVEAVAIEGRGVLETFVKAIKNILVFKYAKDSSL
- a CDS encoding roadblock/LC7 domain-containing protein: MELDLIEYEIEDSIKNKISRILENLISKTSAHIVVLSDDAGRIVDIKGKETAEDRSEFIASLMSGIFGAASEMSKMLSIEELDLLQFEGRKVDVIIKAIKPRFLIGILVDKGVALGSVRLFLREASQELEEIFSNIKLLPAKKIKVDVKTLEEKLNRIIGA